In the Mesoplodon densirostris isolate mMesDen1 chromosome 11, mMesDen1 primary haplotype, whole genome shotgun sequence genome, ATTATTACTTCAACTCAGAATGCTTTAAATTCATTGATACAATGAATTAAAGTACTATTACTTTCCCATTTATATGGCCAGAGAAAAAATATCAGCAATTATTAAAAACCAAAGCTcaaattcagcaaacatttactgagtatctattATTATATGCCTGGCACTAGCATGCTTATACATCAGCAAACATAACAAAGATCACTGACAACGTGAAACTTACTTTCTGGTTGAAGATGGTGGAttgggagggaggcagacaaAAACAATttacataatacataaataatattccatattagtggtggggtagggagggaagATTAGTTGCATAATTAAATAGGGTAGTCAGGTTAGGGCACATTTAGAAGGTCACGTTTGAACAAAGATTTGAAGGATATGAGGGAGATAATCATATCTGTTATCTGGTAGAAAACTACTGTAGTCAGAGGGAACTGCTAGAGCAACTAATGCAGAGTTATGATTGACATGTCTGACGTACAGCAAGAAGGCTAGTGAAACTGGAACAGGGTGAACAAAGGGAGAAGATGTTAAGGTGTAGGTAGAGGAGAGACACAGATCATGCCTGTACAGATTAGTAGGACTATCAAGATTTTGGGTTTTTAATCATAATAAAACTGCAAAACCTTACTGTGTATTGAGCAGAGAATGAACTTATTCAAAAAGGATTGTCCTGGCTGTCATATGAACAGAAGATTATAAGGGGCAAAGGGAGAATCAGGGACACCTGGTGATTGGCTAATGGAGTAATCCAGGCAAGAGAAGATGGTGATTCAAACCAGGGTGGGAGCAGTTAAAGGTAGTgagaaacagggaattccctggcagtccagtggttaggacttggtgctctcactgccagggccctcAGGATCCTTGGTGGGGAACtaaactaagattccacaagctgcaaagtacagccaaaaaaaaaaaaaatggtgagaaaTAATGTAGCAATGATTCCACTATGTCAGACGTTACTGACTGGTTAAGAAGTTCCCAAAAGTAACTGCTGAATTTAATGACACAAAAGCAGTTTTAGTAAAGTGGTGAGGGCAAAATCCTAAATGAAATGGGTTTAACAGAGAATAGGACAAATAGGAGATACAAAGATGGCTCTCCTGAGGAGTTTTGCTccaaaggagaataaagaaatggggggggggggcaatAACTTATAGAATAAGCTGGATCAAGAGAAGGTATCTGTTAACATGGAAGAAGTAACAGCGTATTTGTATGCTGATGGAAATGATGCAACAAAGTGCAAAAAATTGTTAGATCTGTatcttttgagttttcaaaggttTTAGGTAGAAAGCATGGATCAGCTATGGCAACAGGGTGGAAGACAAGAGTAAGGTAGGTGCAGATGGTTGTAGGTGACTGATTTCATGGCAGGACTACACTGACACTCTTCTGATTGCTTCCTTCGTTCTTagtaaagtagaaataaaaagcaaggtCACCATCTGACACTAAGCACAGGGGAAAAGGTATTAGGGGTTTGAAGAGGCAAGTGTAAAACAGctacacaagagaacaaaagaatgaaTGGAGTAAGCATGCCAGCTTGATTATGGCTGGCAGAATTAAGGGCTCATTCTTGAGGTTCCTGGCCATGAATCTGAAGTGAGACCAGGCAGTGAAGGTGTGTATTTTTCTCTAGCCAGGCTTAGTAGCACAGGTTAAGAGTGGAATAGGTAGATATAACCAGGGTTGTAGTTTTTGCCAAGCAAGTATGACAAAGCAAGAGAGGGGCAAAGCAGTCAGGGGTATATGTAAACAAGCAAATCATGACTGACCACAGAATTTAACTGGAGAAGAAGGAAGTGAATTCATCTAAGGGGAAGAGAGACAGGGATGTTGAGGAACAGTAAAAAGGTACAAGAATCAGTGGGATGAAGGTCCCAATGGAATCTAATGATTACAGGAGCCCgtagaagagggagagaaatgaaaacaggaagtgGCATCGCAGCACAATCTTACAGAGAAACTGAGGTTACCAAAAATGACGAAGTCAAAGGGATGACTAAAGAAGTGAGCAGCTGAGGTATGATGAAGGGTAAGATTTTTGGAGGAGAGAAATTCAAGAAGCTGGGATTTCAGGATTTAGGAAAGACCATATATGTGCATACTGAAACTGCTAAATTATAAAAGGAATATTACTATAAAGTGAGAGTGATCCAGGAACTAATATAAGAGGGAATGACCCAAAGAGTCAGCAAATACCAGCAACAATGAGTGGCAGCAGATGATATAATTTGCAGACATGAAATTAAAAGCTGCAGGGAGGTACTATACATAAAtgtagggagaaaagaaagaaacttactCAGGAGAGTTCAGATTGAGGCCTAATGTTGTTAAGTCACTTCCTAATGCAAGATGTACCATTCCTGGGTCTGTCTCTGCTGCCCTGATAAATGTTAACAGGCCAATCATTCCAAACTGGTCTGTCACCATCCCTTGGGGAATGTTAGTAACCCGACCTGGATAAGAAAAACATAGTCATTTTTATCTTcgaggaaaaagtaaaaaaagtgaATTCTATAATatctttgatatattttatagAGTCCCACCATCAGGTAACACCTGGATCCCTTTTTTCTGCTGGTTATTATTTTGTGTTGTTGAACTTTTATCTCCGGGGAATTTGGGCCCATCTGTACTTGAAGTTGTCTTGCCAGATGTATTCAAATtctaacatgaaaaaaattaaatgtgacaTTAAAATTTGTTATGTGTAAAAATTTCAAGTTCATATACTAGtacttttctattcattttttattacatttaagtTGGTAGTAAATTATTACCTGTTTTTCAAGTTCtacatgaaattttttgtttccaCAACTGTGCCATGGTATACAAATAAATCCTGCATTGTACATATTTGAGTACTTAAAGGACaagaaatatatggaaaatatacttatttatctCAGATATTCAGTCACAGACAAAAGAACCCTCTCTATCTCAGAACTTTTCGTTTTGGGATACACTTGAAGTTACACTCCTCAATATTAGTATTTTTAGAAGTATATTTTAGAAGTATATTTAGAAGACAAACTAAATAGTACATTACCTAAAATATCACCATAAAAACCTCCAAgataagatagaaaatataaactttttttttaaattatgaacttttaaaattcatatttaattctTACCCAATAATCTTCTTTTAtcaattattttaacaatatacaaccatcacacacacacaaaaagctatTTTCAGTGAAATGTGGAAGAAATAAACACACtcgttaagtcagaaagaggaagctgGGTTGGCTGAATCAACACAGgaataaaaatgtgtataaagATTCTTCAAGGAGAAAACTTACTCAAGAAAAACACAGCTCCTTAGAAGGCTATAATATCAAACTTCATGGGATCCAGCTGACAGGGACTACAATAAAAGTCTAAATTAACTCTGAGAAGTTCAACAGAAATTTGCAAACCTATAtgaaatagggaaaaaaataggCTATCTTCTAAGTTATAAAGGTTTTCCACATTCTTCAGAAGTTAGATTATTACAGATATTCAAGATAAACAATTTCATAGTAGTACTTAATAAGTCCTTAATATAGAGTATAAAACTGTTAATATTAACAAATCTGAAGGGAAAAAactatataattcacatacataaTTCTCAGTTACTTACAGATTTACTGTCATCATTACTTGATGTTGGATCTTTATAACTGGAACCAGGTAACGCTGGAAAATCTTCATTGTGTATTGAGAAGTCCTGGGATTGCTCATTTGCTGGTTTTGTTACCATTCCAACTATGTAATGAAAATAATCCAGAGAATTGCAATTGATATTTATGATATTTTGCTACAAATTATAAAAAGTTAACTTTTCTCACAATAATATAccaaaaggatttttaaattacGCTATGAAAGCACACTTCAAAAAATTGGTGTTCTGGGTAACAATGAATAACTGAATTCTTATATACtgataaataactaaatatataaaataatacaaggGAAATAAGTGGTAATCCTATAATTCTAATCTAATGTCATATACAGATGCtgaaaaaacataatttgatattggtaataattatgaaaatttttggtttaaaaactTGCTTTAAATATTTGACTAGTTATTATAAATACCACTTAATTGTCaaatacaaatgaacaaaataaattttaaagaacatgtcagTATTCTACTTGAAAGTGACTTACAGGGTGAGCAAATTGCAATCAATTATAAAACAACTCCACATTATTTCAGATTTTCTTGGGCTCCATGTAATAGATGTAAAACATGCAAGAACTGGGAAGTAATCCTCCCACTATACTTGGCATTAGTCAGGCCCTTATTGGAGAACAATATCCAGTTTGGGGCTCCACAATTCAAGAACGATATGGAGAAACTAGAGATGGTCCAAGGAGAGCAACGGGAATGATTAAAGGGATGAAAAAATGGACCTATGAGGAAAGGTTAAAAACATTAGAGTCTGAACTGGGAATCAAGTAGCTGGGTACTCAACTTCCAGGGcagatcatttttgtttttttctggggtGGAAGGCTAATTAGGAAACTCTTAATGtgtataatattaaatttttccCTTCTTCACATGTTGTTATTTGTATTCATATTTTGAAAGCCATAGAAATCCCTCTTGGTTGAAAACGGGAAAAATAGTTATCTTAGAAAAGGGATGAAATGATCCCTCCAAGTTCATTGTTTCTGCTACTGGTCTGTATCCGATTCTACCAAAAGGAAACAAGTATGTGCAAAGGATAAAAAGAATATGGTTACATTCCTGTTACATAATTTTCTTGTCTAGCTCATTTAGCATCTATTAGCCAAATCTCTTATTTATTAAAGACAGTGAAAAAGGGTATTAATGGTGACCAAGAGTCTACATAAACTATACATGACCCACAGCAGTTCTCAACAGGAGGTAATTTTCTTCCCCATGAGACATTTGTCAAAATCTGGAGAGATCTGTGGTTGTCACAatgcgggggtgggtgggtggtgctACTGGCAGCGAgtaggcagaggccagggatgttgctaaatagtctacaatgcacaggacagcccctcatTTACAAAAACTACCTACTCAAATGTCAGTAGTGTGGAGGTTGAGAAACTGGCTTAGAAAAAattgttaatgtatggttagtcATTATTAATCACTAGGAATGTGGgaatgtattcttttaaaaaatgtgtgatgAATTGAGAAGAGGCAGACCATAGAATCATTATTAAGGCGAATTAAGGCAGAAAtgccagaagaaaataaattctgaatACCAGTGAAGACTTCCTTTTGGGATTTCTATACAAATTAAGTTTTCCCATTTAACTTTGCTATCATGGTATTCTGGGAGAAAAAAGCACTTTGCATTTATGAACTCTGACAAAATTACACTGCTCTGATTAGAAAACACATAAatacatgtgtgtacacacacgtgcatataggtacatatatatatatatatatatatatatatgtgcgtgCAATAGAAAGTTTTCACTGGCCATAATTAAAAAGCTTAAGTAATTACCATAAGGAGCTCTTCCAGCCAAGGGGTTTATTAATGGAGTTGGGTTACCACTTCCTTCCCTTCTATTTCGGTCTGCTAATGCTGGAAAATCTGAAAGGTCCAATCCTGTCACATTTTCACTTCCatctaaataataagaaaaaacacTAGTTACTGATTctacaaacattttaaagaggTTATCAAAGACCAACtataataaagtttgaaataaCAGTGCTTTCTTCCTCAACAATGTACAGCACTGTACTTGGCATATGTAAATGTAcgataaatatttgtggattgaCTTCATGTGAAAGAATTTTATGAACAATTCAGCAAAGCAATATGTACTTACTAGCATAATAAAAATCCCAAATCCTAGAGACTTAACATAGAGAATAAAGAGTAAGGTGATACATTATTTCCCCTGTGAAAGATGGTACTCAAGTTATAGGTTGTTAGTCAGCAAGAGGGGAGACTGTTGTGATAAAACTACTCTTTCATTATATCCAAAAGCAGAGGTTGTATCTGGAATGCTTGGAGCTTCATTTAAAACATAGGTGTGATAATGACACTGCCTCCTGCAAATAGCCTGAATCATATTTGAGGCATAGGCAATGGAAACAGAAGCCCTAAGGACTTCTTTTTTCCTGTGGCTTATTAGTCCCATACACAAATGTgtatgcatgtgagtgtgtgaaagtgtgtgtgtgtgtgtgcgtgcgcatgcgtgcgtgcgtgcaCGTGTGTTTTGCAGCTGAGGGTATAAAGTAGGGTGGAGAACGTAGGTAAATGTAGGGTTCCCATGTCTAGTGAGTGAATTGTATGAGAATATGATACAAAGCCCAGAAGTTTATATTACCTATTACAcagtaggcgctcaataaatatacaaggaatgaataaaatttatttttgttcatttcgaattttaaaaaatcagtttctttccttttaaaaaataaatttaagccaACATTTCTACTTCGCCTATTTTAATCGTCATCTTGATCTCTTCTCAACATTTACTATTCTATTATTCTTACAATCTTATAGTCttaatttttgaagaatttattttctaGCTTAGCTTTACCCTGCACTATACTTTGTCTTTAATCTGTTTCATCTAGTGTATTATAaccattttcaatttattttgccCTCTTTTccagttaattttaatttttctctaagtTTCATAATTAGAAGAATCTCAGAAAGAAACTATTAACTCAAGATTACTTTGTTGATAGAAAATAGTTACATTCCAAGTCAGGTGACAATATAAATTTATGAAGGGTAAAAGATAAAATCATTCATACccattgtttttaaagaaattgcaGTTCATGAATTCTGAATTTTAAGAAGATACTACTATATAAAAGGACAACAATAGACATTAACAATTTATACAgtgctttaatttaaaaagcaatctcTTTTGAATTACTTGATTACAAATTAACTAAAAACTTTCAATaagtattaactttttttttttttttttttttttttgcggtacgcaggcctctcactgttgtggcctctcccattgcggagcacaggctccggatgcacaggctcagcgccatggctcacgggcccagccactccggggcatgtgggatcctcccagaacggggcatgaacccgtgtcccccgcatcagcaggcggactctcaaccactgcgccaccagggaagccccaagtattATTAACTTTTAATACACTTCTTCAGGTCCTCTAAGATGGAGTTTAAAACTGCCATATGTTATTTGAGAATAATTTTAACCTAAAAATAGTATTAActcacaaatttttatttttaggttaagACTTGGAAACAATTTTCCTAGTGTAAAATATACTTAGTTAAAATATACTTAGTTATTTGAGAATAATTTTAACCTAAAAATAGTATTAACtcacaagtttttatttttagggTAAGACTTGGAAACAATTTTCCTAGTGTAAAATATACTTAgttaaaaatgacttttaaaaataattctaaaatttacagaAGTGTataaaccataattcagaatATAAGATGACACTGTGAGACACACTGTTACTTTATGGttcatttagggaaaaaaaacctcgCTAATTAAACTATGATATGCCGCCTAAtttcagagattttaaaatatgaaaaaaatctgcatttgaGGAACAATGAAATAGGGTATTTCCTATTAGAACGCAAAACTTTAAATGctaaaatttgacattttaaagtcTCACTTGGTCAATCTATGCTACTAAACATACAATaacactgaaaaattaaaagCCGATAGCCAGAAATGTCATTTCAAATACTAAATCTTCTCGTGCTTTCACATACGCCCCATTTCATTGATCATTCTTTCACCTTCCACTTCCTTCACGTGTATTTCTCTCTCAACAATCATATTCATTTTTGCTCCTATGACCATAAAAcatcctttatttcctttctcaggaAAGGGTTTGGAGGCAAAGGTGGAAGAAGGTGAAACCTGAAGCAGAATAGCAACAAAGCCTCCAGTTCTCTTCTGTCTGAAGCAgctgataaaagaaataaaccaaGACTGCAAGAATTCTTTACTGTCAAAATCAGAATTGGTTTTCCATGTAATTAAATTCTGAATTTTACACATAAAACTGGATTAAAAATTTGTAAGAGTTAAATGCCAAAATTAGTATTatcaaaactattaagaaaaaattgtaaGTGCTCCATATAATTTTAAAGGTTTCTTCAATCTGGGTCTCTATAGCCAGAATGCCATACCACTCAACCTAGTTTAGACTGTAGTGACAGGACTGATAGGAAAAGCTCTTGAAGCGAAAAAGATTCTGAGGCACAAGTACAGACTAAGTAAATGTTTATGCTTTCTCCAGGTGTTAAGGAAATAAATTTGATGTTATAACACCATGCTATTAACATgccaagtgaaaaaaatatatttaagtatcTTTCAACTGTTCACTGAATTAAATCCTATTTCCTGTCAAATTCTCCCTAAATTAAGTTCTATCATCTTAACACAAAAATTCCTTTAATATTTTGACTAGTAGGTTGAATTGCTTTATATTTCAAGATCTATCGTATTTTTATAGGGTACTAGCTCCAGAATAAGCTTACCTGTTCCATTAAAAATGTTACTTGATAAGGAGTTATTCATTCCAAATGCCTGATTCCTGTTCATTCCAAATCCAGACATACTGGgtacatagaaaataattttagatatacAGTAAGAACACTAactttcagatgaagaaaaacaaaagtgtttACTTTTGATCTCCTCATATAAAACAacatgtttaaaaacaaatactaattttttttgaGTTGAATCTTTATTGTTATTTAAAGCTTCCCTAAAGTCCTTCCATGAACAACTGAGAACCAAAACATCTTAAACagatgaattaaaaaacaaaaagcaaagaattTATATACGCCTTGAGGAAAATAGAGATTAAGGGTATAGTTTTGTATACTTGGAGAGCCAACTTACTGGATATAATGGAAGAAGTAATAAACCTCAAAAATAGGCAATTTAGTTTAGGACTACTGTTCCTGAATACTTGTTTTTCTTCCACTACTGGTAAAATGTGCTATTATTACTTTTCATAAAAGATCTTCTTTCATACAGTCTGTCTTTCCCAAGTAGAACATAAACTCCTCATGGACAGGGTTCATGTCATATACTCCTCTGCATCTCCTGCCTTTAGCATTCAGGAGGCTACaaaaggcactcagtaaatgttcagCTGACGTGAATTAAATGGTGCTTTTCTTTAACTGAATTCAGTGTTCTAAAACACATCATCTAGTTTATCTTTTagctacttaaaaataaaaatctctccaTAGTGCTCTTACTTCTAAAGTAAGAGCTTCCCTTTTTTGCACAAGCCTAAAcatgggaaaacaaacaaacaaaaaataaggctGAATTTAAAGCAAGGCCAGAGTAATTAAGCATGTCAACAAGAATCGTTAATGCAAATTCTAAAATGAAAGTATGCATCTTTAACATCAAGTAATCTGATAAAAGATGGTGTATTACTGTTATGAGTAAGGTTAAACTATTTGAAGATGactgggtttttaattttttgcctagATTTATAAAACTAACTATGGCCAaacaatattttcataaaataatgcAGCTGGTGAAACACTCTAGAGAAGAGTAGAAAAGTCAATAGAAGTTCTGGTTAATAGCATGTTAGAACTGCTGATGATACAGGTACCCTCAAACACTGAATAAGTAGTAAGAGATGAAAACATTCTATAACACATACAACTTATCAACAGTAATAAGCAGGGCTTTAGAGACCCATACTTCATTGACAATTTATaagcaaagtattttttaaaaactagaatgtgaaaaaatatggaaagacaaaaatttaaacatacattCAATGAACGATACTACAAGAACGCAGAGAGATGTGTTAAAGCCCAAGAAGTATTATATCATTAGGAAACTGTCAAGGAGATGAGAATTTTGATAACCCTTTACAAAAATAACTTCTGTAAAACTTAAAAGAGCAGTCAAATTATAAAAGTACTCATAAGTCTAAATAAAAGTAAGAATTGGAGGTTATGGGATGaagattaaaaaggaaatgtGCTAATAACCTATTTTAATTCAGAATTTACGAGTACTAGATAAAAGAAAGTGAATTAAATGGCTTTGATGATAGCAACATCCTTTCCCCCCAtattccccatttaaaaaaatgaacaatcaaactaaaatgtttttttttacagtaaagaAAGCCCTATTGTAGACATAACTCTCATATAAATTACCTGAATAGCTTTAAAATCCTAACAAAATGGGTAACTGTTTTTCATATTGTTAACTATTATTTGCATAGCAGTATACGCAATGACCAGTGCAAAAAGGAGTGAAAAGcaaaaattcatctttttgttttaaatcccaGGACATGACACTATTTTCAAATACTACAGATGTAGTCTTCAAAAAGTCTTTGTCATGAAGTCTCcaaagaacaaaactgaaattCAGTTGAAAAGGAACTTAACCAAAGCATAAAGAAGCAAGGCAGTAATAGTCAAACATGTCTCCAGTCCTATTCATAGGTATGAAGCTCTTACCACACAGGTGACCAGCCTCATTTAATAGAGGAAGGACATATCAACAAAAATTTGCCGGTTGGCAACCTAAGAACAATCCTTTTCtaacaacagtaacaaaaaagcaaactgaTTTTCAAAAGAACATGTCTTTAGTTTGGGAGGTTAAAGTTGTGATGTGTAACAGAAAGAGAAGCTTTGGTCAAAATATATGATGAAACACACTTATAAAACAGAAGTCAAGACTCAAGAACAGAACGTTGAATATGAAAAGGCAAATTTGAAAACACCCAGAAAGAACAATTATACACAGTATCAATAAACATCTTACCTGTTCACAGTAAAAGGCTGTCGAGAAGGCTGCTGCTTTGGCATACATATTATGCTTGGCGAGCTTCTGTTGGGGCTACCTAACCCTGAACTGCTCATGCTATTTGTCCTGCTAGGAATTCCAATGCCCTGACCAACCTGGGAGTGGTTCATCATATTCCTAGGATTCATAGGCAAAATACCCCTGAAAAAGAAGTCCATTACACTAAATAAGCTCTCTACAATCACTCATTAAAATTCTCTGTAAATAATCAATTGGCCTAACCCTAGAATCTCAAATATACTTTCAAATTGCATtgctaatttttattcatttaactcTTTTGTCTggtcatttgaaaagaaaaaaagctcttTGAAAAGCCAAAGTAAACAAACCAACAAGAAAGGGCAAATCACAGAAGAATATATGGTGATATAGAAGATGAGAGAAGTATTGGTGTGACTATGacataaaatacaaatgtatttcaCATATATATTCAGAATAATTTCATTCCAAATGTATGTCATTCTATCTTCTTCATACTAATATGCACCATTTTTgtaaatctgttttattttattctcactaGAGCAATGGATGTGTGGTGAGGGAGCAATAAACAGATTTATCTGAGGAGTGATCTGAAATTGCACATCCTCCTTTGAGGAAGAGAGCTTGCTTTTGAAAAAAGCCCCCCAGGTGGTGATTAATCCTTGATACCCACCCCAGCTAATAACCAGTACACTAGCTGCAAGATAAAAGCATCTTACACTATACTTATCAATTTGCAATGAAATAAAATGAGCATAGGGTATCAACTTtcttttcctcagtgaaaggcaCTGAACCAGAAAATCAAATAATTAGTTACcttattaaaaaactaaaaagctttCTTAATCTACAAAGATACATTTTGAGAAATATCCTGGTCCATCAATAAATACCTGCTTGGAGATGGAGGCGTGTGAAGTGACATTGTTGGTACCCCTGTTGTTGGCGTGACGTGGCTCGGTAACTGAGTGCCTTGTGATAAGCTGCGATTTAACTGAGGGGTATTGTTGCTCATCCCCCTCATTGGAAGGCCTAGTGCAcctattaaaaaaattcagaagaagGAAATTCATTGCCATCAGGAATGAAATTGTTATCCATCTTCTGGAGTtggtaatttaaaacattttaaaatgacctAACGTTATTATAATATgcaaattttaaatggaaatattcaTTTCACTCCAAATGGACTCTGATTTTAACAAAAATGTATgtctgaaatttaatattatgaaTTTTCATATTgcttccattattctatctttcatatttcttctttgctttcataTTTCTATCTTCTTTgcatatttctattttacaatACTGTCTGCCAATGACTATAACAAATTAGATGActtatgtttcaaaataaaaacattttgtacAAATATGCCTTTAAGAAATTTGCAATCttgtgtgtttttatgttttaaatcatAACTGAGGTACGCAGACATTTAATCCCCACTTTGCTGAAGTagctttaatttttatatgatCCTTTTCAAATGCATTTAAGAAAAAGTCTCTATTACTATTTACACATACATACTTCTCAACATTACAATTTTTTACAAACCCAACATAAAATGTCAGCAACTGTTAAAAACTCAACCTGATATAGCTATAAGAGAcaagaatatataacattttaaaagatttcaaagtACAATGACCTTTATTTGTCTAGTATTTCTGGGGCCAGATGTGGGAATGGATGTGTTCCAATATGTGTATTTTTCAAAACCTACTTGAGGAGTTTACGATTcagaaacaaaacattaaaaagaaaagttaaccATCTGGGATAAACTTACTGTTTCCTGCCTTGTgttaatatgaaatataaattattattttgttaatgaTTCAGAATAATTATTGTGGATATTTAATGTTAtggatttttcccccttttatccCTCAAAGCAAGTTTGTTCAGCTATCACTTATTTTGTCATCACACCTGCCTATGGATGTCAATATGCCTCCTTGCCTCCATCTTCCTTACTCACACATTTTGGTGCCTTCTGTTACTAGTCTGTTGTGGAATGGCACATCAGTCAACCAAACATTCTGAACTGGAGgttaaataaaagtggtaagaTAGAATGAGAGTTAGTGAATAAGTAGAGGACTTTAGCAATAGGGATTTAAAGTGACTCCTTCCCTACTTTTTGGTCTAGTTTTGGGTCCAAGAATTTCAAAGACCTGAATATTTTGAAACTATGACTTCCAAAaattggaatatatatattatgttctgaatatttttcttcaaatatctcTGCAAATTTATCTTTTTGCATAACAGTAACCTGTTTGTAACAGTAACGCTTTGTAACCTAGGGATACCAGTGATTCCCAAAGATTTCACTGGAATCTGCCAGCTTCAGTACTCAGCTTGCAGCCTAACTGCTTCTCAACTGAACGAAGCCAATAAATCCAACTCAATATAGCTGTTATAGTCTATGTGTACTCATATTCCATGAAGACCTGAGC is a window encoding:
- the CNOT2 gene encoding CCR4-NOT transcription complex subunit 2 isoform X1; this translates as MRTVRKGHDSMVRTDGHTLSEKRNYQVTNSMFGASRKKFVEGVDSDYHDENMYYSQSSMFPHRSEKDMLASPSTSGQLSQFGASLYGQQSALGLPMRGMSNNTPQLNRSLSQGTQLPSHVTPTTGVPTMSLHTPPSPSRGILPMNPRNMMNHSQVGQGIGIPSRTNSMSSSGLGSPNRSSPSIICMPKQQPSRQPFTVNSMSGFGMNRNQAFGMNNSLSSNIFNGTDGSENVTGLDLSDFPALADRNRREGSGNPTPLINPLAGRAPYVGMVTKPANEQSQDFSIHNEDFPALPGSSYKDPTSSNDDSKSNLNTSGKTTSSTDGPKFPGDKSSTTQNNNQQKKGIQVLPDGRVTNIPQGMVTDQFGMIGLLTFIRAAETDPGMVHLALGSDLTTLGLNLNSPENLYPKFASPWASSPCRPQDIDFHVPSEYLTNIHIRDKLAAIKLGRYGEDLLFYLYYMNGGDVLQLLAAVELFNRDWRYHKEERVWITRAPGMEPTMKTNTYERGTYYFFDCLNWRKVAKEFHLEYDKLEERPHLPSTFNYNPAQQAF
- the CNOT2 gene encoding CCR4-NOT transcription complex subunit 2 isoform X3; translation: MRTVRKGHDSMVRTDGHTLSEKRNYQVTNSMFGASRKKFVEGVDSDYHDENMYYSQSSMFPHRSEKDMLASPSTSGQLSQFGASLYGQQSALGLPMRGMSNNTPQLNRSLSQGTQLPSHVTPTTGVPTMSLHTPPSPSSMSGFGMNRNQAFGMNNSLSSNIFNGTDGSENVTGLDLSDFPALADRNRREGSGNPTPLINPLAGRAPYVGMVTKPANEQSQDFSIHNEDFPALPGSSYKDPTSSNDDSKSNLNTSGKTTSSTDGPKFPGDKSSTTQNNNQQKKGIQVLPDGRVTNIPQGMVTDQFGMIGLLTFIRAAETDPGMVHLALGSDLTTLGLNLNSPENLYPKFASPWASSPCRPQDIDFHVPSEYLTNIHIRDKLAAIKLGRYGEDLLFYLYYMNGGDVLQLLAAVELFNRDWRYHKEERVWITRAPGMEPTMKTNTYERGTYYFFDCLNWRKVAKEFHLEYDKLEERPHLPSTFNYNPAQQAF
- the CNOT2 gene encoding CCR4-NOT transcription complex subunit 2 isoform X2 translates to MVRTDGHTLSEKRNYQVTNSMFGASRKKFVEGVDSDYHDENMYYSQSSMFPHRSEKDMLASPSTSGQLSQFGASLYGQQSALGLPMRGMSNNTPQLNRSLSQGTQLPSHVTPTTGVPTMSLHTPPSPSRGILPMNPRNMMNHSQVGQGIGIPSRTNSMSSSGLGSPNRSSPSIICMPKQQPSRQPFTVNSMSGFGMNRNQAFGMNNSLSSNIFNGTDGSENVTGLDLSDFPALADRNRREGSGNPTPLINPLAGRAPYVGMVTKPANEQSQDFSIHNEDFPALPGSSYKDPTSSNDDSKSNLNTSGKTTSSTDGPKFPGDKSSTTQNNNQQKKGIQVLPDGRVTNIPQGMVTDQFGMIGLLTFIRAAETDPGMVHLALGSDLTTLGLNLNSPENLYPKFASPWASSPCRPQDIDFHVPSEYLTNIHIRDKLAAIKLGRYGEDLLFYLYYMNGGDVLQLLAAVELFNRDWRYHKEERVWITRAPGMEPTMKTNTYERGTYYFFDCLNWRKVAKEFHLEYDKLEERPHLPSTFNYNPAQQAF